TCATCGAGACGACGCTCGTGTGGGTCGTCGTGCTGTACGGGGTGTAGAAGGTCCAGCCGGTGTCGACCGCCCCGAGGAGGATCGACACGACCGAGAAGATCGCGCCGACGACATAGAGATGGTAGCTGAGGAGGTTGAGGCGCGGGAAGGCGACGTCCTTCGCTCCGAGCATCACGGGAAGGACGAAGTTGCCGAACGCCGCGGGGATCCCCGGAATGATGAAGAGGAAGATCATCACCGCGCCGTGCAGGGTGAAGACCTGGTTGTACGTGTCGGCGTCCATGATCGTCCGGCCCGGGGTGAGAAGCTCGGTCCGGATGAGCATGGCGAAAAAACCGCCGAGAATGAGGAAGAAGAAGATCGAGGCGAGGTACATCACGCCGATCCGCTTGTGGTCGAGCGTGAAAAACCACGACCGGAATCCGCGCCCGTGGGAAAGGTAGTTATCCGCGACGGCGGTGGAACCGTTCATGAGAACCTCTTACTCCTTGAGTGTTTTCAGGTACTCGATCATCGCCGTGATCTCCTGGTCCTTCAGGCGGCCCTTGTATGTCGGCATGACCGGTTCGTAACCGGCCACGATCTCGCTCTGCGGGTCGAGTATCGCGCGACGGATGTAGTTCTCTTCGACCGTGTACCTTCGCCCGTCCTTGAAAACGCCCTCGCGCCCGTAGATTCCGAGGAAGGTCGGGCCGATGTTCGACTTCCCATCGATCGAGTGGCACTGCTTGCATCCGCGGGTCGTCATGAGCTTGGCGCCGGCGTCCGCGGGGGCCATCCGCTCGAGGAAGTTCGAGGCGTCCTGGAGCCATTTCTCGAACTCGCCGGGAGGATGCACGATCACGCGCGCGATCATGTCGGAGTGGCTCGTGCCGCAGTACTCGGCGCAGAAGACGTCGTATTCGCCCGGCTCGGTCGCTTCAAACCAGAGGTTGGTGTATCGGCCCGGCACGGCGTCTTTCTTCACGCGGAAGGCGGGGACGAAGAAGCTGTGAATCACGTCCTCGGACGTGAGGACGAGCCGGACCGGCACGTCGAGCGGCACGTGGAGGTTGTCGTCGACATGTCCGTTCGGGTAGGTGAAGAGCCACTTCCATTTCTGTCCGACGACGTTCACCTCGTACGTGTTCGCCGGAGGAGTCGCGAGGTTCATGTAGCCCGTGAAGCCGAGGTAGAAGATGATGAAGACGAGGATGAGAGGAATGACGGTCCACATGAGCTCGAGACCGGTGTGATGCGTGGCGGTCTTCTCCGCCTCCACGCCCCGCCCCCGGTGGTAACGGATGATGAAGAAGAGCATGAGCGCGACGATGAGCAGAAAGAAAAAGATGCTCACGTAAAGGATAAAGTCGAAGACGCGGTCGACCGCGGGCGCCGCCGTCGAGGCGGGCGCGGGCATCCAGAACGAGCCCTCTCCGAATCGGATCAGCGAAATGGGCATCTTCCCCATCGCTCCTTCTTCCGCTCCTCAGGCCCTCGGCCTTCGCCCGGCGTCGCGCCGCCAGAGCGCGGCGAGCGTGATCCCGAGGACGACCACCGCGAGCGCGCCTCCCGCCCGCATGATGTTCAGGGCCGCGGGGGCATATCGCCCGCGAGCCGCGTCGTAGTGATAACAATAGAGGAGAATCCGATCGAGAGGGGATCCGATCTTCCCTTCGGAAGCCTCGAGGAGGGAGAGCCGCAGGGTCTGCGAGTCGAAGAGGACCCCGTAGAGGTAGCGCGAGAGCCGCCCGTCCGGCGTGCAGACGATGATCACCGCCGCGTGGATGTACTCGCCGCGCTCCTCGTCGTACGCGTATCGAAATCCAGCCGCGTCCGTGAGCGCCCGGATCTCTTCTTCTTCGCCGACGAGGAAGTGCCAGCCTTTGGCGGCCCCCGCTCGTCCGTACTCCTCGATCGTGTTCTCTTTCTTGAGGCGCGCGAGGGTCGACGTCTCGCTCGGATCGATGCTGACCGTGACGATTTCGAACTCTTTACCCGGCGTCCAATCGATACTCTTCAGCGCTTCGAGGATCCCGTTGAGGACGAGACCGCAGAGCATCGGGCATGTGTAGTACCCGAGGTTGAGGAGAACCGGCCGTTCGCCGAAGAAATCGCCGAGCCGCGCCGCCTCGCCGCTTTCGTCGGTGAAGAGAAGATCGAGCGGGAGTTTCTCGTTCGGGCGCTCCATGATCCCCACGTTCTCGAGGTCTTTCGGGAGCGGTTCGGCGCGTCCCCCGGAATCGACGGCTGCGCCCGTCGTTTCGGAGAACCCCGGGACCGCCGGAACGAGAGACAGCACGATGAGAAGCGCGACGATCCGCATCACGGTCGATCACCTCCTTCCTCGCCGCGTCGCTTCCCGCTCTCCTCGCCGCGGGAAGAGGCCGCCGCCTCGCGCGCGACGAGCTCCATCGCACGCTCGATCGGAATCGAAACGACTCCCGATTCGCGGTCGATCCAACGATAGCTATTCAGCGCCTCGAGCTGCTCCGCTCGGACTCTCGAAAGCTCCTCGGGCGCCTCGGAGTATGTCTTCCTCTCGACTTCCGCCCTTTCCGCTCGATAGAAGAGAGCCTGGAGCCAAACGATCGCCGCGAAGACGAGCACCGCGCCGACGACACCGACGACCGCGATCCGATAGGCGCTCGGATCTTCGGAGAGGTTCACTCGCTTCTCGTCATGCGTTTTCAAAGGCGATCGACTCCTGTAGCCTGGGGTCCTTTTCCGGAACGAGCGAGCGGGTCCGGAAGCACCGTCCCGCCGCCGCCACCGAGAGCCCGGCCATTCCGAGAAACACGGTGAAGTAGAGCGGATGTGGTGGAAGCGCCGGACCCCCCGAGTCGGGAACGGCGAGATAGTAGTGATCGATCGCGTGCATCGCGAGAAGCCAGAGGGCGGCCTGCACGAGCATCGTCTTCCGTCTCTTCGGAACGCGCGAGAGGAGCGCGAGGAACGGGACGAAGAAGTGTCCGATGACGAGCGCGAGGCTCACCCAAGCCCACGTTCCCGACTGCCGCTTGAGATACCACCCGGTCTCCTCCGGGATGTCCGCGTACCAGATCAGCATGTATTGCGAGAAGGCGATGTAGGCCCAGAAGACGGTGAACGCGAAGAGGAGCTTGCCGAGATCGTGATAGTGCTCGGCCGTGATCATGCGTTGCATGCGGCCCGCTCGCTGCGTGACGCAAGCGGCGACGACGAGGAGAGCGAAGAAGCCGAGAACGCCCCCCGCGAAGAAGTAGATCCCGTAGATCGTGCTGTACCAGTGCGGATCGCGGGACATGAGGAGGTCGAATGCGGCGAACGTCGTCGTGAAGGCGAAGAGGACCATCGCGGGAGCGCTTGCGCGTTCCATGCGGAGCGTGAGACCGACGTCTCCGCTCCGGTCCTGCTCGACCGAGCGGTTCAGGAACCAGCGGGCCGTGAGGCACCAGACCGCGAAATAGACCGCCCATCGAACCCAGAAGAACGGGACGTTGAGATAGGCCGACTTCGCGCGGACGAGCGGGTCGTGCGCCGCGACCTCTGCGTCGGCCCACGGATAGAGCGAGCGAAGGCCGAAGAGGAAGAGCGGAACGGAGAGGATCGCGAGAAGCCCCATGTTCGCAGCGATTCCCTCGGCGAGGCGCCGGAGGACCACGCTCCACCCGGAGCGGGTGAGATGCTGGAGAAGAACGAAGAAGAGCGCGCCGAGGGAAAGGCTGAGGAAATAGGCGAACCCGACGAGGTAGGCGCGCCAGAAGTGCGGCCCCGCTCCCTCGACGAGAAGCCCGGCGAGCGCGCTCCCCGCGAGAAGGAGCGCGCCGATTCCCCCCGCGATGCGGATGGAAGCGCCGGCCAGCGTCTCGAGAAACATCCGGTCTCGAAAGATGCTACTTGGAAGCTTCATGTCCGTTCTTTCTCATCGGATCTTCGGCAGGATGTCCGCGGGAACATCCTCCGGCGAAGCGCTTCGGCTCCTCTGGAGCGCGCGCAAGTAGGCCACGATCGCCCAGCGATCCTCGGGCGTGATCTGGCCGGCGTAGCCCGGCATGCTCCGAATCCCGTGCGAGATCGTATGATAGAGGTGCCCCGCGGGCCGCTCCCGGATGAGATCCGTGTGGAACGACGGGGGCGGCGTCCACGTTCCTTCCTCGAAGCTCTCGGCGCGCACGGAGACGATCCCCGCACCGCCGCCGTCCAGGCCGTGGCAGGGGGAACAGTAGATGTCGTACCGCTCGCGGCCGCGCTTCAAGAGGGTCTCCGTCACCGGGAGGGGAATCGAGCGCGTCCACTCCTCTCCCTCTTTCCCGTGGGCGAACGGGTCGTCGTCGTCGAGGCGGCCGCGCGCCACCGTCCCCGGAACCTCGGGACGCATCGCGCGCCCGTCCGCGAAGAGAGGGTTCGCCTGCTGCGCCTTGAACTTCGGCTGCTGATCCATGTCCGGGATGATCTGGCGACGGGGCTCGCTCTTCCGCGCCGCTCGATTCTTCGTCGCCACGGCGAACGGAATGAGAGAGAGGGAGACGAGAAGCGCCGCGATCGCGAGAAATCCTCTCGGCATCTCTACTCCTCCACCTCTTCCACCGCCGCGCCGCGGAGCGATTCGAGAAGCGCCCGGGTCGCGCGCGGGTCGAACTTCGGATCGCGCGCCTCGATGGAGATGAAGAACCGGTCGTTCGTCGCCCGGAGGAAGCGGCGGCTCTTGAAGAGTGAATGATACCAGAGCGGAAGATTGTTGAACGCGAGCATCCCGACGAAGGCGGCCGCCGCCGCGAAAAGGACCATCACCTCGAAGAGAACCGGAATGTTCGCTGGGAGGGCGAAGAAGGGTTTTCCGCTAAGGATGAGCGAGTAGTCGACCGTGTTCGTCCACCACTGGAGTCCGAGCCCGGCGAAGACGCCGAAGACGCCGGCCGCGAAAACGAGATAGGAAAGCTTCGTGTGCCGAATCCCCATCGCGTCGTCGAGGCCGTGCACCGGGAACGGCGTGTGCGCGTCCCACTTGGTGTAGCCGGCGTCGCGCACCTTCTCCGCTCCCTCGATGAGCGCATCCACGTCCGCGAACTCCGCGAGAAGCCCGAAGAGCGGCGCGCCGTCCGCGGTCGTCCACTTGCCGTTCATCGATTCGTCTCCGGGCCGCCGAACTGCCGTTCGTGTTGGCGCGGGATGTCCCCGTGGTAATCGCCCTGCCCGTGGTGCACGTCCCGGTCGAGCTTCGCCTCGGGCATCACGCTCTTCACCTCGGCGATCGCGACGATCGGCAAGAACCTCAGGAAGAGCAGGAAGAGCGTGAAGAAGAGCCCGAAGCTCCCGAGAAGCGTGCAGAGATCGACCCAGGTCGGCGTGAAGTGCCCCCAGCTCGAAGGAAGGAAATCGCGGCTTAAGGACGTCACGATGATCACGTAGCGCTCGAACCACATCCCGATGTTCACACCGATCGCGACGAGGAGAATCGCGGGGATCGAGCGCCGGAACCGTTTGAACCAGAAGAGCTGCGGCAGGATCACGTTGCAGGAGACCATCGTCCAGAACGCCCACGCGTACGGGCCCAGCGCGCGGTTCATGAATGTGAACCGCTCGAGGCTGTTCCCGCTGTACCACGCGATGAAGATCTCGATGAGGTAGGCGTAGCCGACCATCGAGCCGGTCGCCAACACGATCTTCGTCATGTTCTCAAGGTGCCGCATCGTGATGAGGTTCTTGAGCCCGAACCACTCGCGCGACGGAACGATGAGAAGAAGGACCATGGCGAACCCGCCGAAGATCGCGCCCGCGACGAAGTAGGGGGGGAAGATCGTTGTGTGCCAACCCGGAACTTGCGACACGGCGAAGTCGAAGCTCACCACCGAGTGGACGCTGAGGACGAGAGGCGTCGCGAGCGCGGCGAGGAGAAGATACGCGCGTTCGTAGCGGTGCCACTGGCGGTTCGAACCCCTCCAGCCGAGGCTGAACAACCCGTAGAAGAAGCGGCGAATGCGCGTGCGGGCGCGGTCGCGGAGCGTCGCGAGATCGGGGATCATCCCCATGTACCAGAAGAGGAGCGAGACGATCATGTAGGTGCTCACCGCGAAAACATCCCAGAGAAGCGGGCTCCTGAAGTTCGGCCACATGCTCAGGTTGTTCGGGATCGGGAACATCCAGTACTCGACCCACGCGCGCCCGACGTGGATCGCGGGAAAGAGACCGGCGCATAGGACCGCGAAGATCGTCATCGCTTCCGCGAAGCGGTTGATGCTCGTCCGCCACTTCTGCCGAAAGAGAAAGAGGATCGCCGAGATCAGCGTTCCCGCGTGTCCGATCCCCACCCAGAAGACGAAGTTGGTGATGTCGAACCCCCACCCGACCGGCACGTTGATTCCCCAAACGCCGGTTCCCTCGATGAGGAGATATCCGATCATCGCGAAGAGGAGCCCGGCGAGCATCGCGGAGATGCCGAACGCGACGTACCACGCGCGCGGAGGGCGCGGCTTCTCGACGATCGCGCAGACCGTCTCGGTGACCGAGGCGAGGGTCTCTCCTCCCGCGACGAGAGGCTCGCCGCGGATCCGCTCATCGAGAGCGGGGACCGCTTCAGCCGTGGATCGGCTCATGCCCTTCCTTCTCTCTCTTCGCGAGGCGCTCGTTCCGGTTCCGGACGCGAGCGAGATACGCGGTCCTCGGCCGAACGTTCAGCTCGGCGAGCATGCCGTACGCGCGCGCCTCGCCGTGCAGCTTCGCGACGCGGCTCTCCGGATCGTTCAGATCGCCGAAGACGATCGCGCGCGCCGGACAGCTCGCGGCGCACGCCGGCACGATCTCCCCGTCCCGAAGAGGGCGGTTCTCGTTCTTGGCGACGATTCGCGCCGCCTCGATTCTCTGCACGCAGAAGGTGCACTTCTCCATGACGCCCCGGCTCCGAACGGTGACCTCCGGGTTCATCGCCATCTTCTCGACCGGCTCCAGATTCTTTCGATAGTTGAAGAAATTGAAGCGCCGTACTTTGTACGGACAGTTGTTCGAGCAGTAACGCGTCCCGATGCAGCGGTTGTACACCATCGCGTTGAGCCCCTCGCTTGTGTGTACCGTGGCCGCGACCGGGCAAACCTGCTCGCAAGGGGCGTTCTCGCAGTGAACGCACGCGACCGGCTGGTGGACGATCTCCGGGGAGTCCGGATCGCCCCGGAAGGATCGGTCGATTCGGATCCAGTGCATCTCGCGCTGGTTTCTCACTTGCTTCTTTCCGACGACCGGAATGTTGTTCTCCGCTTGGCACGCGACGACGCATGCGTTGCAGCCGGTGCAGGCATCGAGATCGATCGCCATCCCCCATCGATGTCCGTCGTACGAATGGGGAGGGAAGAGGGAGACGAGCGGCGGATGATGCGCCTCGTCGGCGTGCATCGCCTTTGCGGGATTCCGGAGGTACTCGTCCGCCTCGACCTCGCGGACGAGAGAGCCGACCCGCCGTTCCCGCTCGCGCGTCGCGCGCGGGTCGATCAGATGATGCTCCTCGGTCGCGGCGAGCGGATACCGGCGGCCGGTCCTCTCGATCGCGGCGCCGAAGGCGAAGTAGGGCGCGCCGCTCGCGCGAAGCGGATA
This window of the Candidatus Eisenbacteria bacterium genome carries:
- the coxB gene encoding cytochrome c oxidase subunit II — protein: MGKMPISLIRFGEGSFWMPAPASTAAPAVDRVFDFILYVSIFFFLLIVALMLFFIIRYHRGRGVEAEKTATHHTGLELMWTVIPLILVFIIFYLGFTGYMNLATPPANTYEVNVVGQKWKWLFTYPNGHVDDNLHVPLDVPVRLVLTSEDVIHSFFVPAFRVKKDAVPGRYTNLWFEATEPGEYDVFCAEYCGTSHSDMIARVIVHPPGEFEKWLQDASNFLERMAPADAGAKLMTTRGCKQCHSIDGKSNIGPTFLGIYGREGVFKDGRRYTVEENYIRRAILDPQSEIVAGYEPVMPTYKGRLKDQEITAMIEYLKTLKE
- a CDS encoding cytochrome c produces the protein MPRGFLAIAALLVSLSLIPFAVATKNRAARKSEPRRQIIPDMDQQPKFKAQQANPLFADGRAMRPEVPGTVARGRLDDDDPFAHGKEGEEWTRSIPLPVTETLLKRGRERYDIYCSPCHGLDGGGAGIVSVRAESFEEGTWTPPPSFHTDLIRERPAGHLYHTISHGIRSMPGYAGQITPEDRWAIVAYLRALQRSRSASPEDVPADILPKIR
- the nrfD gene encoding polysulfide reductase NrfD yields the protein MSRSTAEAVPALDERIRGEPLVAGGETLASVTETVCAIVEKPRPPRAWYVAFGISAMLAGLLFAMIGYLLIEGTGVWGINVPVGWGFDITNFVFWVGIGHAGTLISAILFLFRQKWRTSINRFAEAMTIFAVLCAGLFPAIHVGRAWVEYWMFPIPNNLSMWPNFRSPLLWDVFAVSTYMIVSLLFWYMGMIPDLATLRDRARTRIRRFFYGLFSLGWRGSNRQWHRYERAYLLLAALATPLVLSVHSVVSFDFAVSQVPGWHTTIFPPYFVAGAIFGGFAMVLLLIVPSREWFGLKNLITMRHLENMTKIVLATGSMVGYAYLIEIFIAWYSGNSLERFTFMNRALGPYAWAFWTMVSCNVILPQLFWFKRFRRSIPAILLVAIGVNIGMWFERYVIIVTSLSRDFLPSSWGHFTPTWVDLCTLLGSFGLFFTLFLLFLRFLPIVAIAEVKSVMPEAKLDRDVHHGQGDYHGDIPRQHERQFGGPETNR
- a CDS encoding quinol:cytochrome C oxidoreductase, which produces MKLPSSIFRDRMFLETLAGASIRIAGGIGALLLAGSALAGLLVEGAGPHFWRAYLVGFAYFLSLSLGALFFVLLQHLTRSGWSVVLRRLAEGIAANMGLLAILSVPLFLFGLRSLYPWADAEVAAHDPLVRAKSAYLNVPFFWVRWAVYFAVWCLTARWFLNRSVEQDRSGDVGLTLRMERASAPAMVLFAFTTTFAAFDLLMSRDPHWYSTIYGIYFFAGGVLGFFALLVVAACVTQRAGRMQRMITAEHYHDLGKLLFAFTVFWAYIAFSQYMLIWYADIPEETGWYLKRQSGTWAWVSLALVIGHFFVPFLALLSRVPKRRKTMLVQAALWLLAMHAIDHYYLAVPDSGGPALPPHPLYFTVFLGMAGLSVAAAGRCFRTRSLVPEKDPRLQESIAFENA
- a CDS encoding SCO family protein → MMRIVALLIVLSLVPAVPGFSETTGAAVDSGGRAEPLPKDLENVGIMERPNEKLPLDLLFTDESGEAARLGDFFGERPVLLNLGYYTCPMLCGLVLNGILEALKSIDWTPGKEFEIVTVSIDPSETSTLARLKKENTIEEYGRAGAAKGWHFLVGEEEEIRALTDAAGFRYAYDEERGEYIHAAVIIVCTPDGRLSRYLYGVLFDSQTLRLSLLEASEGKIGSPLDRILLYCYHYDAARGRYAPAALNIMRAGGALAVVVLGITLAALWRRDAGRRPRA
- a CDS encoding DUF3341 domain-containing protein, producing MNGKWTTADGAPLFGLLAEFADVDALIEGAEKVRDAGYTKWDAHTPFPVHGLDDAMGIRHTKLSYLVFAAGVFGVFAGLGLQWWTNTVDYSLILSGKPFFALPANIPVLFEVMVLFAAAAAFVGMLAFNNLPLWYHSLFKSRRFLRATNDRFFISIEARDPKFDPRATRALLESLRGAAVEEVEE